The DNA segment TTTGTAAATGTTCGGCACTGTGGCTTCGCTCGCaataagggaaaaaaaaacgttgATTAATTGCATTGTATATATCTATATGATAATGCATTATAAGTAATTCAAATGtagtacatttaaaatgtacatgCACATATTTAATACCTACAATCTGAATTACCCCTGACCCCTCCCCAGAGTCCTTCATTTATTCTGcacccctccctcactacaCTTCCTGCAAACTAAcgattttattttcaatgaattattgattgattatctGATTTGGACAATACATCTGAGTGTTTTCTATCATTGGCCACTTACAACACTGtaaaataaactgcattcaAGTGGTTTCCTTGTGCCATATTCCCCAAGAatgaaattcaaataaaaaaatatatcgaAAAGTGTTAGAGATTCCAGTTTTTGACTGTCGACATGCACAAGGTGGATGAAAAATGTGCTAcctttattttgtattcattgtttttattattattattattgaaaatggAACAGGAAACAACAGGGAGTGTTAACATCAACTATCCTGGTGAAGATTTTAACTTTTAACAGCAAAAAGTTCTGAGAGTAAAAATCAGCGGGTATAAATTGAGGTacaacagagcagcaggagagaaaaaaaaccaagTAAAATGGTGTTGGTGGAAAGCATTACTGAAATACGTTTTTGGCTCATTTTAATGATACAAACACGTTAATAGCTGCaattttaataaaatgcatcattattTCAGGACGTGGAACAAAACTTTCCAAATTAGTGTGCTGCTATGCAGCTGTATGGCAAATCCTATCCAATTTGTTCTTCAGAAGATTATCctaaaaatagaataattagGTAAGAACACGAGTAAACAAAGCGCCTCCATATCCATTGTTCACCCACTACCGTTGAGTATTATGCCTCCAATTACAACATACAAGCCGTTTCTTAGCAGGTGCTAGAAAGAAGAAACAAGTCAAACATATTTACTAAAGTCATATCCCCACTGGTTTTGTTAAAGCTCTATATGCTCCCTAATGTCAATCTACAGGACATATAAAGAGGAATGGTGTTGAAATACGGAGGCGGACATCTttccgccctcttcttcctccctctcactAGCGGGCAGCATAATCAGTCCTTTTGGGTGCGCTCTCGTTTCTTGCCTTCCTTCTTTTGCTTCTTTGCATCTGCAAgcacagaggagatgaagagtcACAACCTTGTTTAATGCAGTAACAGCAATGCAGCTCCCCCTGGGGATTgattttgtgtctctgtgtatcCCCTATGAAATCAACTTGCATTGGTACCCTGGCAGACATTCCACTAGTGAAGTCAGGTAaaacaatagtatttattttaagGTAACCCAACAAGAAAAGATATGGagccagtgatgatgatgatgaagaaaaatTGCCTATTAACAGAAAGAGACCTTGAGCAGGTCCAAGACAAAACCAGAAGCTCTCGGCTTTGACCATTTTGGCTAACTAAATGGGGTTAAGAGTCAAACAAAAAAGTTGCAATAGGTTGACTGGTGATCTTCTATTGTTTAAGTAGGTGCATTTGTCACCTTCATCCACAGATAGAACCATGTCAGCTGTGTCCAGTTGGATGGACAAGATAGGTTAGCTTTAAATAAACGGAACAAACTCTCACTTTTGGGATGCATGGAAGAGAGCCGTTAACGTAATTAGTGTCACCTTTGTCTTCCTATCAATGACAAGCGCAAATGTCTGCTGTGAAGAAGACCTGGAACTGGTGATTAAAAGCATTTCTCCTGCTTCTCGGTGTGTTTCATCATCGTTTCCGGTCTTTATCCGTCTGTTTTGTAATTCTTTGATGCTTAGCACTTCTATTATTGCCGCTGTATAAGTTATGTTTTCTAACAAGCTATTCAGCTCAGAGATGTTGAAGAGAAATGTCAGCCGATCCTTTGTTCGGACTGAAAAAACCAAGTTCCTGCTGCGGCACTCGGGACTAATTTGAAATCCTCCCACGTTGTTTAAATGTTCTCCCAGCTTCAATGGTTTCATATAAATGGAAGACAtgcaaaatgtgaaatgaataTTGGCACATAATTTACTGTTGCAGAGGGGACAACAGCTGTAGacgctttaaaaaacaaaacaatcgaTGAACATGGCTGTGAAAAGAATGTAATCCATGCAAAAAAATGTGATGAATCTGGTAATATATGATAAGACAGGGATTCTAAACTcctgaatcatttcattttttccatGAATTATCAACATTCTCCTCCACAACTCACAAATCTTCAATGGCGTGTCGGCGAGCGGCCCCGTACAACAATGAGGTACGCTTCCTCAATGAGGATTCAACAACGTTCTGAGTGTGCATTTAAttgaaatctttaaaaaaatctctTCTCATATGTATATTTTGGCAGAAAACGTCCACAGGCGTGAAGATTTAGCATGCAAAGCACTCTCAGCCATGCAAATACTGTATATTCCGTTCCTTTATATTTGCTCGTTGGATTCGTTtagtttttctttcctccctgcAGTTTTTGTCAGAATATACTTCAGGCAgtgaaaaagacaaacagactcGCTTTGACTCTGAATCTGCTTAAGGAAAAAGAATGAGACTCTAATACACAGCTGAAGTACTTTCTACTGCACTTGCACATAACCTTGccctctctgctctcctgttCCTATCTTGTCCATTCAAGGTGAGTTGAGAGCAGAatcctacaaaaaaaaaaaaaagaaaaaagccgcGTTTAAAGCCCGTGTTTGTTCTCAGCTACTGCAGAAACACGGCAGATTCAGCAAGAAGCGGAACCACAAGGCTCATTCTGTTctataaaacacaacatttatatTTCGTTTTTGGTCAATTTAAATGataagtagtagtagtagtagtagtagtcgtaattttattactactactactactacttatTATTTAAATTGACCAAAAACGAATTTAATGATAACACAATTAGGATTTATTATATTCCAATTAGCCCCTGAACCATGTGGACTGGATCCTTTTAATTACTGCCTGAAACTACTTCTTGCAAAAAGGCAAGAAATTGCACTGGCATTGCGGCAGGTAAAGTCAACTGATGCGAGAGAGCTCTGAGTAATTATATATTAAACTTATTATACTGAACAATACATTCAAATAGAATAAGAAGCTGCTGTATTTCCCTTCcacaaaatcaaaatcagaGTGTGTCTCCCTCTGGACATTCTCAGGGAGGTCACCTTTTATTGGGGAATTTTAATCACTTAATATTGTCCCTATAATAGATTACTGTTGCGTAGCTTGATTGAGCCGCCTCAAAACCCCCAAACTCGTCAATTCTTaaggtttgtttttgctgttagCGGCTCCCTTCGTATGCCATCTTTTAATGAGCATAATTATATTCTGTGCTGTTCTGATTGTTAAAGTAATTAACCAGAAGAACAAAATCCAGATGGActgacacaaacagaaagactccaaacaaatgaaatgatcaGAAATCCTTTTGTTTAACCCGACATCAGACCAGGCCGGGTGTCCAAACAGTCCCTCGCCCACttgtgtcgcccccccccccccccccccctcccctgttcTCCTGGAAGCGGAGGCAGAGGCCTTGAGGTTTCTGCAGGTATTCATGatgtttcatttctgtcactcttTGTTCTCCCGTTTGCTCCGCGGGGTCTGCGCTTCACCTGCGCCAGACAGCAAAGCCACGCAAATCTGAGTCTCAGATCATTCCCGGGGCACCTCTTAGCATCGTCTCCTCCAGAATTTGGAAACGACAGACGCTCCCTCTGTCACATTAACCTGCTGCCGTGAGAGGAAACCTCCCGCCCAAACCCAGAGGTGGCTGCTCAGAATTTCAAATTTGATCAGGTAAATATCTTCTTTCTTCTGGAGGGGTTAGGCAGCCTTGTCTTTCTCCATCTCCAGacatgtctgtttgtgtgtgtgattttttattttgtttaattctTGATCCTGCAAGTGTCAGTTGTATCGCCAgcccctgacacacacagaagaacatATACAATCCCCCTCCCTGGACAAACGTCATTGTGCATCAGCACCCCCTCTTTCCATTCCCATCAGCCTCTCTGCTTCCTGGGGCTTATCTTCACCCTGGTGGACACGGGATTTTGTGCCACGCATCACTCAATCACATTCCTGTGATAGCGCGGCCTCTacccaacagccccccccccccccccccgccttcatCTCAGCCACTGTCATCTGCTCTCTGCTTCTCTATCACACCTCTTAGCCTGTCACTCCACAGTCTGGCCTTCATCGGCGCTGATGCACTTCAGTACGCAGCCCACAGCACAAGGCTGCAAATCAGATGCATTTTCAGTCACGcacaggagcacacacacacacacacatttctagaCATAAATCAATATGTAAAATTGACTGGTATTACAAAGTAAATCCAAAGTAAATACTATAACTTAATTTAACTTTGAATTTGATCTTTTTCAGTTTAACATAAGCATATCGTTAGCCTAATAGCACAACAGCCTATAAGTCTTATGCAATGCCCGTTGATAATGGCCAATTTAGCTATGAGGCTAACAATATGTCATCAGTGGACATACTGCAATGAacaatgctgttgtttttttttcctgcaaatAATTTCTCAATTTCCAGCAAATGTTGTTTAACACTCAAAATAATTGGtgataaaaaaatgaaataaaatccccCACACTTTCTGTGCACCTTCCCACGATAGATTCACACATCTACATTTCAACACCAACGTCCTGTATTATATATTTGCTGCGAAGCCTGGCACAGATGGCGAGCGCAGCTCCTCCAGAAACCTACTGtcacaattaattaataatgtgGCGCAGAGCAAAACGTTTAATAGACTCCCTGTttgaaaatcaaataaaagtttGGCATAAAATCCTAAGACAAACAGAAGAGCAGACAGATGCGTTACAGGAGTCAGAGCCGCAGCGGAAGACATCCTGGAGTAAAGAAAACGGACTCAGAAGTCTTCCCTCGTTCTTATCTTGGTATTTCCGTGGCTTCGCTTGACAGTTTCTGTTTGATGAAGTGACAGCAAGGTTAAGCAAACTCCATGCACCAACCTTGTGTGCACACATCATCTGTCGAGCGGGATAAGGGCGCAGTTTATGACATTGGCAACAATTCTGCACTCATTATCGTCCAGTTTGGACAGCAAGGCGTTCCACAGGGGGTCGGCAACATCCTTGTTTACACACTCAACAAAGGAGGGCGTCCGGTACCTTGAACTAAATCATGTGTTTGCTATACATCAGTTTCACAGCCATTTTGCCgagcaaaatgtaataaaatcgatttatttttatgtgtccACGTGGTAATTTAATAATTTTCCCTTCCGATTGCTTCATCTTTTTAATTACTGGAATTTTTCTCAGCATGAGGCATGTAGAAATGAAATAGTGGCCTGACTTGGAATGTAATTATATTGTGCTGACGTTGCTACACAGAGTGTGCATGCTACCTGGCCTCGGCTGACTTCAAAATACCTACACAACTTGTGCAGGCATCACAAAGAAGATAGAGGACGTTCACTCCCAAATACAACTCGACTCTGTTACCGTGAAATCCGAATTCAAAGGAAATCTAGATTCTTTCATTTAAGATTTCGACTTCCCGTGTCACAGATAAGATGCACAAACTCCAGGGAGGACAGGAAGGATATCAGCCGTTCAGCTCAATAAACATCCATGTGGTAAACACCCTTCAGCTATGCTTAATTAAGCAAACCAACTAATCCAACAGCCCCTGTAACTGTTTACAGTGATTTGACAGTGCAAGGAAGAACTGTTTTTTGTATATTTCTGCAGAGATGTAGCTTTTGATCAAAATCAATGCAACTGGGCATTTTTTATGGAGAGCAAATGACATTCCGAGCTTTCAAacgcacatttttttttttttttgactaagTTGTATTAGTTATTAAATTAACAATTCAATCTAGCTTCATTTTGGTTGTAACTGTGTTGTAGTATAAATACGCACAATTGGGGATGATATGTTTTGTAAGTAATGCCAATGGATTTGGAAGATCCTTATCAGCGTGTCCTCTCAGGAAGTTGAACGTTTTCTGTATTGGAATGCTGTAATTTCCTCATGTAAGCAAATTGAtatcaagattttttttaaaaagggggAATGTTGTTCTATGTCAGAGGAAAGGAAACCTCATTGTGaaaagagcaacaacaacaaaaagcctgTGCAAGGTGAAGGTcgtggtggtggatggatgggcaaATCTGTGGCTATCACCAAATGAACAGTGCGTGATTCCTGTGAAAGTCAGACGTTAACATCGACTTATCCTCAGGTGAAATTAGCAAGTAGTTGTACATGCATAATCTAAATAAAGGCGAAGCAGCAAGTAGTCCGAGAACCAAACCAAGTCCAATTGAATGATTTTTACCTTAGCAAACTGGAAATGTAGATCCCTAAAAAGGTTACCTGGGGAAAGTTGTGTAACTACATGCTTTTATGAAAGATTAAATGTGTGAGAAGGAGTGAAATGTTCTTCAACGTGGTGTAATTGTTTGTCTGGCTGCCCAGCAGACATGCACGGTTGTCGTGTAATCCTCTATGAAGATTTGTGTTTGACCTTGTGGTGATTTATACCTTGCAGCTTACCTTGCAGCTTGGTCTTTGGGATTTTCCCACAGGGCTTGGTGGCTGTGACGGTTGCGGCGCAGGTTGCATCCATAAGGGCTCGCTTCAGAACGCCCGTCCTGTTCTTCTTGCCCGTCGCAGGATCGCACTCTCCCCAAGCCTGGAAGTCATACTTGCATTCCCCTGTAGTTCACAGAGGAATCAAATACGTCATTATAGGCTTTTGTTTTGGTGAAGTGGCTCTGAGGGTGATCATATAGGAGCAATCAAGAAGACATTGTGGTAAAATGACCAAAGACAGCttctatatttgtttttttaaagcaggcAATTGCAGTCAGGCCTCTTCAGCCTGGGGAGTTCAGCGCCATGCACTTTGAATGGCTGTTTTAATGCCTTGGCCATTATTTCTTTCTCATCACTGCCCAAGATCTAGAATCAGTCCTGCTGAAACCTCATCACCAGACGCTCTTATTTAAGACAACATACGAGCAGGAACAGATGGCGCCTTATGGCTTCTAATATTTCCCATATAATGAAACGTGTTAACGGATGGATGTCATCGAAAACAGACTGGTTCCTGCTCATCCTGACAGTAACGGACAAAATGCACAGTGGATCGTTGGAAGTACCTCCAGCAGCACCTCAAATATTTGTTTggattaaatattacatttaaaacacagtAAACAAATCCCAGAGGATGCAAGCCTGGTGCAGAAAAGCAGCAGTGGCTTGTGCATGTTCACAGAATGCGTttgaagaagtgtgtgtgtatagctgtgtgtttgtgtagtatATGTCCGTGTCTTTCATATCTCCCTCCATTATTTTGTTGCTACTCTAGCCAGGCTCCCGAGAGACTGTGACACTCATTCCACAGCTTCCTCTCAGATGAAAGCGTTGGGCCCCTTGTCACTGCCTCTGAAATCCCAGGGTGCTCATCAGAGGATGGGAGAAGGGGACAGAAAGGGgtgaagagaggaggggggcggtgagcgAATGACAGGGCCATTGTTGCAAGAATCCAACAGGGATTCCTGAGCATCCACCTTTAAAACACCGCTGTGCCCTAATTTGTCTCAGAGAGGGAGTTTTGTTTGCTGGCTGCCAGGAATCTTGCAGTCAGTCAGCAAGCGACCTTCTTAAGGTGTCCTGTATGTGTGAAGAGAGGACGGAATGGTTGGAAAACATCCAATCTTTTGGATTTCTTTTGGGGTAGGGGGCTGCCTCACAGATTCCATGGAAATCCTTCTGGTAATTTTTTGCAAAATCCTGTCTACAAATAGCAGCAAACCAAATGGGCAGGGGTGAAAGCATCAACTCCTTAATAATACTAAGAATCATAATAATCATGaactaattttttttttttacacacaaaatatttttcactgAACTATTGAACAGATTTCCATCAAACATGTTTGGAGGACTGGTTTCCAGGATTATTTTTTCCAGACTTTCTACTAATCCACAGACATTAGGATTCCAcgctttttgtatttttacacCTTTTCACTCAGGATTGACTCTGCGATGACATGGTCACCAGTCTTTTCAAGGTTCTTCTTTCTCATATTAATttgtgaggatttttttttttatccactgcAAAAGAAGAAAGGCTAGTTTAATGTGTTTTCTGCCCAGAGGCATGCAACTTTTTGCCACTTCCACAAAACATTTGCTGTTATAATCTATACCGCCAGTTAGCAGGGCCATTATTTCCTGCAGTGTGTTCATCACTCGTGACAGACTCATTGCAGAGCAGCAGGTCGCTGCCTGCCAGGCCTTACTGGGGGGAACAAAAGTCCCTGAGGCTTGTCAGCATAAGACATTTTAGCTGTGAAGGCTGCACAGTCTCAAGCCCAAAAGCAAATGACAAAGTAGGATGATTACGCCTGTGTCTTCCATAATGATGTATCACATCCTTAACAGACATTTCTGTTGCACCTCTAATTAGCCAGCTTTCTCATTCCTATTGTGAGAATGGGACCATTGTTCATATGAGTTACAGACCAGTATACATTATGGGGGGAGGCTGTGGGGCAAAGAGGAGGCATGGGGGATTTATAGAGGGATGGAAATTCTCTGGATCTTTTGGCTGTCATAGATGAGCCACACATGTGAAAGAAAACCTGAGCTGAGAGGTAGGTGAGGTGGTGAAGTCTGCAAGGTTCTCCCACACCTCCAAATTTCTTCTTCCAGTTGCAGGGAATCTTGCAGCGTTGGGTTTTGATGGTCTGCCTGCACTCGGTGCCGGTGCGCGTTCCCTCCCTGGTGCCGAGTCCACAATCTCCCTCGTTGGCGACGCACACGCTCCATTGCCACTCCCCGCAGTCTGATTTACGCTCCTTCTTCCCTGCAGGAccaaatgtgaattaaaccgCTGTAGCATGTTAAAAGTGTGACCTCTGACTTGAGATTGCTGTCAAGAATCGCAACTACATGTACGTTAATTGCCCTAAAGctgactgtttttctttttaacctgtccattgattgttttctgattcaGAAGAAATCATTTCATTGAAGCAGCCTAATAATTCAAGTATCTATTTATATGCAGGACAACACAGTGTCAAAGTAGACAACGTTTTTAATTGAAAATGTAAACTTGCAGTACTTGTAAAAATTAGTATTTACCCCTTGTGGGcttgttttattattagtattctCAAGGCAAATGTAATGGGTTTAGTTTCTCGCCTTAATTTCCAATGCAaattgagattttattttttttaattaggcGGAATCTTGTTTTTTCCCCGTAGTGGGAGTTACCTAACCTATTTTGCCTTTTTCTAAGATAATAGATAATGATCTTTGTTAAATTCTCAAAGTAGGCAAATTACTTTAATCCCAAATGCCTTTTTTTAGTAGTTGTTTCTAAAGAAATTGTTTTGACGGACATCTCTCACAGTGCATCCTGTCAGGGACACACATTATGTccccttttttgtgtgtgagattTTACGACAGAATTTGTCTTCACCTTGCTTCTCGGCTTTGCCTCTTTCAGCTGCCATCACCGTCAGCACCAGGAGCGCCATCACAGCCACTCGGGTCCATTGCTTCTGTCCATTCATTCTGGAAGAGACACAGGAATTCAGAGGCGACAactggtattttattttgaagagtcACGGAAAATGTGTCCGACCTCATCGCAGTCATTTTGTATACGTCCAGAGACAATCACCTTGCTGATGGTGAGAAACAATCTTCTGCACTTGGACTTATGTAGAAAGTTTGAGGCTGGCAAGGAAATGATCGCAaactgactctgagccgctttGCTCCATTCTCCAAATTTTACTTGTAAATATGAAGCTAAATCTACTTAGCAAATACCTctgaatctaaaataaaatacttaaatCGTATACTTAATTATAAGATGTTATCGTAGTGCGTTGTACCTCAGATTTAACACCGCCGGTACGCGCCGCGTGGCAGCAAATCTAATACGCCTGCCAAGAAAAGTCCGCCGAATCCTTCACATGATTGATTTTATACTTTTTCAACCGTCGCAGTGCCAACCCGGTTTTGATTAAGTACTTCAGGCTCCCATTTCCCTCttttttataatatatatacattagaATATTTTTAAGAGGTTCCAAACTATTCATCTTCAAAAtgaagggggagaaaaaaaagcacatttaatccCAACTCTAAAAAGCTCACACGGCTTCTAAGAGTTTCAGAGTCAAAATTCATTCAAGCTTCCCAGATAAAGATCATTTTCCGAGAGAAAGGCATTGTGGCTTTTCAAAAGATAAGAAAGTCCTGCCCTCAAGTTAGTCACAGACAGACTGATGGGCTCTCGGTGCAGCGTTGGCACAAAAGAAGCTGGGGGTTGATGACTTTGTGTGAGCGCACCATCGAGCCGGTTGAAGCAAGAAACAGGTCTTGACATTAAACGGAATTAACCATTTCCTGTGCAGAGGAGaatcctcgtcctcctcctcctcctggtaaTAAATAGAATGAAATCCTCTCCCGGCCATGTAGTGCCTATTTTCAGAGAATGACAGCATCTATAATGGATGACTGGGTGGATGGCGGCATTTAGCTATAATTTGGAAGGCACGTGCACTTCCCTGTGTAAGAAGCGCGGGAGGATTGCCAAGCTTAAAGGATATCACCATGCTCGCCTCCGTTAATGCTCTACCTCTCTCGCAACAAACACGCAGCCAGACACGCCTGTGACTCAACACTTTGTCATAGGGAGAAGAAGAGCgtttcggtttgtttgttttttcccttcAAGGctccccccccactccccaccCGGCAACCTGACCTTGGCGCATCGCTTCGGATATGCATAACTGAACTAAAGCCACTGGGGGGGGTTGTAATGGCACATTTGGTTTGAGGGGTTGAAAAGTGGCACATCCTGTGCAGGTTAGATGATGGAACTCTTCTCAGAATGATGTCCTATAAACTAAACTACAAGGACACATGGAGAGCTTGTACCTCTGTCAAGGCTGCAAAACAATTTCCTGAATCCCCACCTTGATCTGGATGCttctaaaaaaaatctaagatcTTCATTGTTCCAAGGGCCACCTCTCTACAAAATGTTATTAACGTAGAGAAGAGATTCTTGTAAAAACTTATCGCAATGAAAACAGTTGGCAATGAAAACAGAACCTTGACAGCCGAGACAAAAAGGATGCGGTTTGTTTGGGATTATAAATATGTAATCTGTCTTCCTTTTAAGGTTACAAAAGTAGCTCAACTCGGCAAATGTTAGCTATCTCATTTCTTTTGGTGAGGAATGAGAAAAGCAGAACTAAAGGACAGGGGTTTTTTTGCGCTCCATCCTTTAGATTTTTGTCTACATGTTAGGGAGACATTGGGTGAGATTCTTTATCAAGGACTTGAATGCAGTGGAGATTTATCAAAAGAAAAAGCCCTGTGACCCTTGTTTGATTTTTTACATCAGCTCACTAATCTAATGAACGCATTTAACTCATGTTATTTAAAGTTACGAATGCAATGCAATCTAGGAGTGGTAACAAACAGATCACTCAGGAGCATATGAGGAAAGAAAATACGTTAGCCGTTTTAATCTGTAGCGATTAAATCCGAATatgcagcaaagacagcaacGCACTCTTGCggtgcagacaaacacactctcTCGTCATCCTCTTATTGGGAATGACGTCATTACTGTTGAGACGATGGAGGTGACTATGTTGACAAGTGAGCTCCTTCGCCTCCGCCTGAAGTTAAAGGAGGAGGGGTTAAATTAGGAATGTGTTAGTGTTAAAACCAACtaaatgtgaattatttgaGCCGgctgtgcaaaagaaaaaaagcaatatgATTCCCTGAAAAGTGGCTTCATGCATCTTTAATTTAAAGCATTAACATCTCAAACTGCAGCTTTTGATCAGAGAACTTTCTTAAATGCATATGAGGAGTACATAATCATGTACTGATCCCATCTCTGGCGCATTGATGAAGAACACTGATAGTATCATTACACACATGTATGCTTTTTATATCACTTTGCTGCACAtgaattaaacatgtttttaatcATGCAGAACCGCAGAGATAACAAATCAGAGGCGATGGTTTCcaaaggaaagtctttttccAGTCTTCTCTGTCTTTATTATGCAATACTTGAGATTCTATGAGTTATTATGAAAGGCAGGCAAATGTATAAGGGGTTGTCCATTGGGCCAGATTTGAATTGGAATGTTTTACACCAAACAGGGAACAGCCCTAAATACCAGGCCATTTGCAAAATTACTTTGCACACTCCGTGATGTAAGGCCAATTCACTGCGCAGCCCCCACAAGGATAAAAGATGAACCCCGTGTGCACTTTGTGCAAAGGAGAAAGTTGTGGATGTCAAATTGGCAAATGTGCTGCACTAAGCATGTTTTCTCTTGTGCaaaaataagcttttttttcccatatTCTCCCCTCCGGCCTTTCCGCCATCTAACCGCTTATACCTTCAGTTCTCAAGATGCATCTCACACAATATGCATCGGGAGGAAAGCCAAAGTTGCTCGAGTCCTCCGCCCACAGTTTTCTTTCAAGTGGTAAATGTTGGTCTCATGTGGTTATAAAGGTTACCGAGGTCACAAAGCGCAGCGCAGGTTTAATAGAAAAGAAGCAAAATGGACCTAAAGAAAGAATAAATCTTGCTCAACTTTAGCTCCTTATCTCTGTGCTGAGAGGAGCTCTAAGAGGAGGGTAAGCAGCCAACACATTGATCTCTGTAGCAGCGTGAAGCACAGCCTCAAAGGACAAAGGGACCACAGGCAGGcacccaggcaatgtgggtgaagtgtcttgcctaaggacacaacgacagtgcactCAGTGactgagccgggaatcaaaccgccaacctctcaatcataggacgaccatctcaaccactgcgccaccatcgcccatCACATTCAAATGTTGCATTCAAATCATCGCAGAACATTTTGGGAGAAAACTCTTATAATTTGTACTATTTTTGTTGTGAAATttagcattgatttttttttttttaaagaaaaaagaatcaagATAACAATCGCCAAAGTTTAAATCATAAAACACTGGGGTTACTTTCTCTTAAAGCTTTGATCTTTACTCATTTAAGTAGTTCTGATTTGCTTACCTTTTCTCTTTCAGCTTTGTTTGCTTTCGTCATACGTCCTTTGTTTCATCCTAAATTATTCATAATCGCATTGCTGCAAAAAGAAGCTCCTCTTGGACGAATGTTTTGCATAATGAGAGGCTTAAGACAGATCCTCTTGTTAAAAGTGTGAGAAAACTTTCGAAATA comes from the Brachionichthys hirsutus isolate HB-005 unplaced genomic scaffold, CSIRO-AGI_Bhir_v1 contig_886, whole genome shotgun sequence genome and includes:
- the LOC137914096 gene encoding pleiotrophin-A-like, translating into MNGQKQWTRVAVMALLVLTVMAAERGKAEKQGKKERKSDCGEWQWSVCVANEGDCGLGTREGTRTGTECRQTIKTQRCKIPCNWKKKFGGECKYDFQAWGECDPATGKKNRTGVLKRALMDATCAATVTATKPCGKIPKTKLQDAKKQKKEGKKRERTQKD